The sequence ATGGCATAATAATAAGTATAGACTTTTCCCTTAAAAATATGATAAAGACTTTGAAACATTTCCTTATAAATATGCGTGCCTAAAATCCCCTCAATAATGACAATTTCAAATCTACCATACCCAAATTTAGCCAGTAGTTGAATGGCCTCTGCAGTTGGATTTTCTATCCGATCTTTAACATTTAGCATGCCTAAACGAATTTCGTCTTGAGAAATCCTCATTACTTTCCCACCTGGAAAATACTTTTGAATAGCCAACGCCGTGGTGGACTTACCAGAACCAGAATTCCCTCGTAAAATAATTAACTTACTCATCGAATCTTTCTCCCTTTACTCAAAGTATGTATTTCACACATTATAACATGCTAATAGGTGATATTTTTCAAACTATTTCTTCACAAAGACTTTTTCTCTATAGCAACCGCATTTAAAACTATCGGGAATCCCGCATATGGTAGGCTATGAAAAAACGTTCTATCACTTCATCCTGTGATAGTCCTATGTTCAACATTCTTGGAATATGAATTCTAAATTGATTCACAGGATCCTCTTGCCTCAACAATAAAGTAATCGTAATTCTCTTTCTTTGTTTCATAGCTAAGACTGTACTAGTTTCAGCCTCGTCAAACATCCATTACACGATTCACGCAGTTACAGTATTTTACAGATAAAGAATGAGCATGGATTGAATTGATTCATTGTACCAAAGCAAAATGATAAGCATATCTATTCTTTCATAATGAACATGAATTGGATAATTATGCTATTCAAT is a genomic window of Vagococcus entomophilus containing:
- a CDS encoding zeta toxin family protein, which gives rise to MSKLIILRGNSGSGKSTTALAIQKYFPGGKVMRISQDEIRLGMLNVKDRIENPTAEAIQLLAKFGYGRFEIVIIEGILGTHIYKEMFQSLYHIFKGKVYTYYYAIPFEETLARHSQREKAQEFGADVMRKWWVEKDYLNFPNETLITAELDQKQVIKKIISDVTRKERM